A single region of the Aptenodytes patagonicus chromosome 7, bAptPat1.pri.cur, whole genome shotgun sequence genome encodes:
- the DMAC2L gene encoding ATP synthase subunit s, mitochondrial: MLLGKLAQPACSLSKLPPPGAGRHFWGWLNAVFNKVDYERIQAVGPDRAASEWLLRCGALVRYQGYQKWQQDYNGLPTGPLGKYKIEAINATDSCIMYRGFDYLDGLEHVTEIKLQKCIYIQDECLQRLSETKNLQKSLLQLKIISCGNVTDKGIIALHKLTNLEYLYLSDLPGIREKETTVRILQQALPNLELELDLE, encoded by the exons ATGCTGTTGGGCAAACTTGCGCAGCCGGCGTGCAGCCTAAGCAagctgccgccgccgggcgccggcAGGCACTTCTGGGGATGGCTGAACGCCGTCTTCAACAA AGTGGACTACGAACGTATACAAGCCGTTGGCCCTGACAGGGCAGCTTCAGAATGGCTGTTGCGATGTGGTGCCCTGGTGCGCTATCAAGGCTATCAGAAATGGCAGCAGGACTACAACGGCCTCCCAACGGGGCCCCTGGGGAAGTACAAGATAGAAGCAATTAATGCCACTGACTCTTGCATCATGTACAGAGGATTTGACTATCTGG ATGGTCTTGAACATGTTACAGAAATCAAGCTGCAGAAGTGTATTTACATACAGGACGAGTGTCTGCAGAGGCTCAGCGAGACGAAGAATCTACAGAAGAGTCTCCTCCAGCTGAAGATAATTTCCTGTGGGAACGTCACAGATAAAGGCATCATTGCACTGCACAAGCTGAC gaACCTTGAATATTTGTATCTGAGTGACCTTCCTGgaataagagagaaagaaactacTGTTCGCATCCTTCAGCAGGCACTGCCAAACCTAGAGCTGGAGCTGGATTTAGAATAA
- the L2HGDH gene encoding L-2-hydroxyglutarate dehydrogenase, mitochondrial isoform X1, which produces MAAALLRQRAGGGGAAALWRTQRRQRSTFDVAVVGAGIVGLASARELVRRHPSLAFAVLEKEKELAHHQSGHNSGVIHSGIYYKPGSLKAKLCVQGAALCYEYCDQKGIPYKQCGKLIVAVEQDEIPRLKALYERGLQNNVRGLKLIGAKEIQAKEPFCRGLMALDSPYTGIVNYKQVAQSYAEDFQEAGGTIFTDFEVTNMEMAKESSSESEDGLKYPVIVRNSKGEEIYCRHIVTCAGLYSDRLSEISGCSPEPRIVPFRGDYLVLKPEKCYMVKGNIYPVPNPRFPFLGFHFTPRMDGSVWLGPNAVLAFKREGYKLFDFSTGDFLDAVMYSGLWKLVLRNLSYGLSEMYRACFLSAQVKQLQKFIPEVTVNDVLRGPSGVRAQALDSDGNLVDDFVFDGGSGDIGSRILHVRNAPSPAATSSLAIAEMIADEVKRRFEL; this is translated from the exons ATGGCGGCAGCGCTGCtgcggcagcgggcgggcggcggcggggccgcggcgctgTGGCGGACCCAGCGCCGCCAACGCAG CACTTTCGACGTGGCGGTGGTGGGCGCGGGAATCGTGGGGCTGGCCTCCGCCCGGGAGCTCGTCCGGCGGCACCCCTCGCTCGCCTTCGCCgtgctggagaaggagaaggagctAG cTCATCACCAGAGTGGACATAACAGTGGTGTGATTCACAGTGGAATTTACTACAAACCTGGATCTCTGAAAGCTAAGCTGTGTGTGCAGGGTGCAGCCCTCTGCTACGAGTACTGTGACCAGAAGGGAATACCGTATAAACAGTGCGGGAAG CTAATCGTAGCCGTTGAACAAGATGAAATTCCAAGACTCAAAGCTCTGtatgaaagagggctgcagaacAACGTCCGAGGGCTGAAACTGATTGGAGCAAAAGAAATACAAGCGAAAGAACCCTTCTGCAGG GGTCTGATGGCCCTTGATTCCCCATATACCGGCATCGTGAACTACAAACAAGTGGCCCAGTCCTATGCTGAAGACTTCCAGGAAGCAGGTGGGACGATCTTCACTGATTTTGAAGTTACAAACATGGAGATGGCTAAAGAAAGTTCTTCAGAAAGCGAAGATG GACTGAAATACCCAGTCATTGTTAGGAACTCAAAG GGTGAGGAAATCTACTGTCGGCACATTGTGACCTGTGCAGGACTTTACTCAGACCGCCTGTCTGAGATCAGTGGCTGCAGCCCTGAACCTCGTATTGTACCCTTCCGTGGAGATTATTTGGTGCTAAAGCCAGAAAAGTGCTATATggttaaaggaaatatttatccG GTTCCCAACCCTCGCTTCCCTTTTCTGGGATTTCATTTCACACCAAGAATGGATGGCAGTGTTTGGCTTGGTCCTAATGCAGTACTAGCCTTTAAGCGAGAGGGCTACAAGTTGTTTGACTTCAGCACTGGAGACTTTTTAGATGCTGTAATGTACAG TGGGTTATGGAAGCTTGTGCTGAGAAACTTGTCTTATGGACTGAGTGAAATGTACAGAGCGTGTTTCCTTAGCGCACAGGTGAAGCAACTTCAGAAGTTCATCCCTGAGGTCACCGTCAATGATGTACTCAG GGGTCCATCCGGAGTGAGAGCTCAAGCATTGGACAGTGACGGAAATTTGGTAGATGACTTTGTGTTCGATGGAGGCAGTGGAGATATCGGAAGCAGAATTCTTCATGTCAGAAATGCCCCTTCTCCTGCTGCTACCTCTTCCCTTGCCATCGCAGAAATGATTGCAGATGAAGTGAAGCGAAGATTTGAATTGTGA
- the L2HGDH gene encoding L-2-hydroxyglutarate dehydrogenase, mitochondrial isoform X2, translated as MALDSPYTGIVNYKQVAQSYAEDFQEAGGTIFTDFEVTNMEMAKESSSESEDGLKYPVIVRNSKGEEIYCRHIVTCAGLYSDRLSEISGCSPEPRIVPFRGDYLVLKPEKCYMVKGNIYPVPNPRFPFLGFHFTPRMDGSVWLGPNAVLAFKREGYKLFDFSTGDFLDAVMYSGLWKLVLRNLSYGLSEMYRACFLSAQVKQLQKFIPEVTVNDVLRGPSGVRAQALDSDGNLVDDFVFDGGSGDIGSRILHVRNAPSPAATSSLAIAEMIADEVKRRFEL; from the exons ATGGCCCTTGATTCCCCATATACCGGCATCGTGAACTACAAACAAGTGGCCCAGTCCTATGCTGAAGACTTCCAGGAAGCAGGTGGGACGATCTTCACTGATTTTGAAGTTACAAACATGGAGATGGCTAAAGAAAGTTCTTCAGAAAGCGAAGATG GACTGAAATACCCAGTCATTGTTAGGAACTCAAAG GGTGAGGAAATCTACTGTCGGCACATTGTGACCTGTGCAGGACTTTACTCAGACCGCCTGTCTGAGATCAGTGGCTGCAGCCCTGAACCTCGTATTGTACCCTTCCGTGGAGATTATTTGGTGCTAAAGCCAGAAAAGTGCTATATggttaaaggaaatatttatccG GTTCCCAACCCTCGCTTCCCTTTTCTGGGATTTCATTTCACACCAAGAATGGATGGCAGTGTTTGGCTTGGTCCTAATGCAGTACTAGCCTTTAAGCGAGAGGGCTACAAGTTGTTTGACTTCAGCACTGGAGACTTTTTAGATGCTGTAATGTACAG TGGGTTATGGAAGCTTGTGCTGAGAAACTTGTCTTATGGACTGAGTGAAATGTACAGAGCGTGTTTCCTTAGCGCACAGGTGAAGCAACTTCAGAAGTTCATCCCTGAGGTCACCGTCAATGATGTACTCAG GGGTCCATCCGGAGTGAGAGCTCAAGCATTGGACAGTGACGGAAATTTGGTAGATGACTTTGTGTTCGATGGAGGCAGTGGAGATATCGGAAGCAGAATTCTTCATGTCAGAAATGCCCCTTCTCCTGCTGCTACCTCTTCCCTTGCCATCGCAGAAATGATTGCAGATGAAGTGAAGCGAAGATTTGAATTGTGA